A region from the Chlamydiales bacterium genome encodes:
- a CDS encoding ABC transporter permease, producing the protein MTTENILLALRLIPVELLSTLYMVILSTFIALLFGLPLGVLLTITHKGHISEHPLIHKILGYLINIGRSFPFAILMVALIPFTRWIVGTSLGTSASIVPLSIAAIPAVARAVEIALRDVEKSVIEASLVMGSTRMQIITKVLLPEALAPLILGVTTIVIHLIGYSAMAGLMGGGGLGKIAIQYGYYQFNLFLMSATVIVLIILVQCIQWLGASFATHIYKTRGKLISR; encoded by the coding sequence ATGACAACAGAAAACATTCTTCTTGCATTAAGGCTAATTCCTGTAGAACTTCTCAGCACGCTCTACATGGTCATCCTCTCTACATTTATAGCTCTTCTATTTGGCCTGCCACTCGGTGTTCTCTTAACGATAACACATAAAGGACACATCAGTGAACATCCTCTCATTCATAAAATACTTGGCTATCTTATCAACATAGGAAGATCTTTTCCCTTTGCCATATTAATGGTAGCGCTTATCCCATTTACCAGATGGATCGTTGGTACAAGTCTTGGCACTTCTGCATCTATCGTGCCGCTCTCTATTGCCGCCATACCCGCAGTTGCAAGAGCTGTAGAAATCGCTTTAAGGGACGTAGAAAAATCGGTTATTGAAGCATCTCTTGTTATGGGGTCTACTCGCATGCAAATTATTACCAAAGTACTTTTACCAGAAGCTTTGGCACCTTTAATTTTAGGTGTTACTACAATCGTCATTCATCTAATCGGATATAGCGCAATGGCAGGGCTTATGGGCGGGGGCGGCCTTGGAAAAATTGCCATCCAATATGGCTACTATCAATTTAACTTGTTCCTAATGAGCGCAACTGTCATTGTCCTGATCATACTTGTACAATGCATTCAATGGCTTGGCGCCTCATTTGCAACACATATCTACAAAACCAGAGGAAAACTAATCTCAAGATGA
- a CDS encoding MetQ/NlpA family ABC transporter substrate-binding protein gives MKVLLIAICALLCVGCSTDKPSLKVIATPTPHAEMLEQIKSDLKAQGVDLDIITVEDYQIPNRALADKDVDANFFQHALFLETQIAQFGYPLESAASIHIEPLGAYSKKIKKISELRDHAIIAIPNDPSNQARALLLLSKYDLIELKQDAPVNTLNIISNPKKLVLHEVDAAMLARSLEDVDLAVIPTNFALQAGLSPSKDAIIKDDSNPLYTNVLVVRIGDKDRADIQKLIKALKSEKMKKFMEEKYKGSIIMIEQ, from the coding sequence ATGAAAGTATTACTCATTGCTATATGTGCTTTATTGTGTGTCGGCTGCTCAACAGACAAACCTTCTTTAAAAGTTATTGCAACACCCACCCCTCATGCTGAAATGCTGGAGCAAATTAAGTCTGACTTAAAAGCTCAAGGTGTTGACTTAGATATTATCACCGTAGAAGACTATCAAATACCCAACAGAGCCCTTGCAGACAAAGATGTTGATGCAAATTTTTTTCAGCACGCACTCTTTCTAGAGACACAAATTGCCCAATTTGGCTACCCACTAGAAAGTGCTGCATCTATCCACATTGAGCCCCTGGGTGCTTATTCAAAAAAAATCAAAAAGATTTCGGAACTAAGAGATCATGCTATCATAGCTATACCCAATGATCCATCCAACCAAGCGCGCGCCCTTCTTCTACTTAGCAAATATGACCTTATTGAACTAAAACAAGATGCGCCTGTAAATACACTTAATATAATATCTAATCCCAAAAAACTTGTATTGCATGAAGTTGATGCAGCCATGCTTGCAAGGTCCCTAGAAGATGTTGATCTTGCTGTTATTCCAACAAATTTTGCACTACAAGCAGGTCTTTCTCCATCAAAAGATGCCATCATCAAAGATGATTCTAACCCTCTTTATACTAATGTTTTGGTAGTCCGAATTGGTGATAAAGACCGCGCGGATATTCAAAAGCTTATCAAAGCATTAAAATCAGAAAAAATGAAAAAGTTTATGGAAGAAAAATACAAAGGTTCTATCATTATGATAGAACAATAG
- a CDS encoding helix-turn-helix domain-containing protein: MNIKKIGQMIHFHRKQSGLSQAMLAKLGGIGKTVIFDIEKGKLSVRFDTLLKVLNVLNIKLEFKSQLMNLFEEDLNEKS; the protein is encoded by the coding sequence ATGAACATAAAAAAAATAGGACAAATGATTCATTTTCATAGGAAACAAAGCGGATTATCTCAAGCAATGCTTGCAAAACTAGGAGGCATTGGTAAAACTGTTATTTTTGATATCGAAAAAGGAAAGCTTAGCGTACGTTTTGACACACTTTTAAAGGTCTTAAATGTGTTGAATATTAAACTCGAATTCAAAAGTCAACTAATGAACTTATTTGAAGAGGATCTAAATGAAAAAAGCTAA
- a CDS encoding HipA N-terminal domain-containing protein — MKKANVFVNGCLAGELLEIQRNKNYRFIYSQGFQGPSVSLTMPVIHSIYEFDRFPPFFEGLLPEGAMLEGLLRYTKIDRNDFMSQIIAVGKDLVGNVTVEASNE, encoded by the coding sequence ATGAAAAAAGCTAATGTATTTGTAAATGGCTGTTTAGCGGGCGAACTTTTAGAAATTCAACGAAACAAAAATTATCGTTTTATTTATTCACAAGGCTTTCAAGGCCCTTCAGTATCTTTAACCATGCCCGTAATACACTCCATCTATGAATTTGATAGATTCCCTCCCTTTTTTGAAGGATTATTACCAGAAGGAGCTATGCTAGAAGGCCTTCTAAGATATACTAAAATTGATCGCAATGACTTCATGTCTCAAATTATTGCAGTAGGAAAAGACCTTGTGGGCAATGTTACAGTCGAGGCATCTAATGAATAA
- a CDS encoding HipA domain-containing protein: MNKCPITYEPCKNNKYSENGLKLLSKSLKDLKDFPYSSQEQIQLATQLAAKLSIQGIQPKLSVILNPAKEELKIVETGGRFILKPPHVIYNEVPQNEDLTMKLASLANIEIPFHGMIHNIDGSLSYLIKRFDRLAHNKKIAAEDFSQLLGHSRDTKYESSMEKVASVIDTHCTFPAIEKLKLFRRVLFNFLVGNEDMHLKNFTLISYHNKVELSPAYDLLNTTIILQAKEEIALPIRGKKSKLNRSDLFDYFGHERLGIPTGLLQEESLHFERMFEAWKALIKQSFLSQKLQEQYITLIQNRLQKINVCLC; the protein is encoded by the coding sequence ATGAATAAGTGCCCTATTACCTATGAGCCCTGTAAAAACAATAAATATTCTGAAAATGGTCTCAAATTACTATCCAAAAGCTTAAAAGACTTAAAAGACTTTCCCTATTCTTCTCAAGAACAAATTCAATTAGCAACTCAGCTTGCAGCAAAACTGTCTATTCAGGGCATACAACCAAAATTAAGTGTAATTTTAAACCCTGCAAAAGAAGAGCTAAAAATTGTAGAAACAGGAGGTAGATTTATCTTAAAACCTCCACATGTTATTTACAACGAAGTTCCTCAAAATGAAGATCTCACAATGAAACTTGCATCCCTTGCAAATATTGAAATTCCCTTCCATGGCATGATTCATAACATAGATGGATCTCTAAGCTACTTAATTAAAAGGTTTGATCGTTTAGCGCATAATAAAAAAATAGCTGCTGAAGATTTTTCTCAGCTTTTAGGGCACTCTCGTGATACAAAATATGAATCCAGTATGGAAAAAGTTGCTTCTGTAATTGATACCCACTGCACATTTCCAGCAATTGAAAAATTAAAACTATTTCGACGTGTTCTTTTTAACTTTCTTGTTGGAAATGAAGACATGCATTTAAAGAATTTTACATTGATCTCATATCATAATAAAGTAGAGTTAAGCCCCGCTTACGACCTTTTAAATACTACGATCATTCTTCAAGCAAAAGAAGAAATTGCGCTTCCCATTAGAGGCAAAAAGAGTAAATTAAACAGGAGCGACCTATTTGATTATTTCGGCCATGAAAGATTAGGCATTCCTACAGGCCTATTACAAGAAGAATCCCTACATTTTGAACGTATGTTTGAAGCTTGGAAGGCACTTATTAAACAAAGTTTTTTATCACAAAAACTACAAGAGCAATATATTACATTAATTCAAAATCGCTTACAAAAGATCAATGTATGCCTCTGCTAG
- a CDS encoding tyrosine-protein phosphatase — MLKKIIYLYIALVAFCAVLGANDFDAFNSQIESRWSAFQAEKEFTLFASGKSDAVLQQEFEKIQAIRREVWEGKDYELASNLFVNDLIRAPGCVSFAFNNTVPYFNASTMHLRQRNHIACEGPRSKDIPSFFNLLATHRVTHLVRLTDSYEGATKKCHPYWEGLMSTSADGKNILNVPVDGKNYLICTYDMAYWQDNHGVEADKLLECVLQVKKDLEQVDGLLVVHCSAGVGRTGTFLAALAIVDAIDEKEPFSIEEIVYRLSLQRPHSVSRCSQYITLHRLAEAYIDLL; from the coding sequence ATGTTAAAAAAAATCATCTATTTGTATATTGCCCTAGTAGCTTTTTGTGCTGTTTTAGGAGCTAATGATTTTGATGCTTTTAATAGTCAGATTGAAAGTCGCTGGAGTGCATTTCAGGCCGAAAAAGAATTTACTTTATTTGCTTCTGGAAAGTCAGATGCTGTTTTGCAGCAAGAGTTTGAAAAGATTCAGGCAATACGTAGAGAGGTTTGGGAGGGTAAAGATTATGAATTAGCTAGTAATCTCTTTGTAAATGATCTTATAAGAGCTCCTGGTTGTGTCTCCTTTGCTTTTAATAATACCGTGCCCTATTTTAATGCCAGTACAATGCATTTAAGACAAAGAAATCACATTGCTTGCGAAGGCCCAAGATCTAAAGATATTCCAAGTTTTTTTAATTTGCTTGCAACTCATCGAGTAACTCATCTTGTACGTTTAACAGACTCTTATGAGGGCGCTACAAAAAAATGCCATCCATACTGGGAGGGACTAATGAGTACTTCAGCAGATGGAAAAAACATTTTAAATGTGCCTGTAGACGGAAAAAATTATCTGATTTGTACTTATGACATGGCTTATTGGCAAGATAATCATGGAGTTGAAGCAGATAAACTTTTAGAGTGCGTGCTTCAAGTAAAGAAGGATTTAGAGCAAGTGGATGGTTTATTGGTTGTGCACTGTAGCGCAGGAGTTGGGCGCACAGGGACATTTCTTGCAGCACTTGCCATTGTGGATGCAATTGATGAGAAAGAGCCATTCAGTATTGAGGAAATTGTTTATCGCCTATCTTTGCAAAGACCTCATAGCGTAAGTAGGTGTAGTCAATACATTACTCTTCATCGCCTAGCAGAGGCATACATTGATCTTTTGTAA
- a CDS encoding tyrosine-protein phosphatase, protein MSLRVLTSFRGEGDTCQALGQILAYPLLLATEKNGRSYQVLESTIERLPESSITKKVVVIFFATVFLPVTLVIVPLGLILMHYSKTHQALFHRVQEECQKAMLSLKQFYTRNSQPPLSTDPFFYSIIDCAVAPQLPKAHIQEKLATTAQSFKERWNIFSKGRTFMPFQLNREDQSLEREFMDTRYMRRKEWFQNPEKIIKESKPDYTVAHSLLFADGARSRDCMAFAYNHTGTAYNASIMHLNGNRYIACEGPSKRNVFKFFQTLMAYQVTHLVRLTADKEGETAKCHPYWQGLQTEQDGITMLNLPVSVPTNNDHSYAVQAFDMEGWRDNQGFNPKELLDVVLAVRKSVKESNGLLAIHCSAGVGRTGTFMAALSIVDAIDERKAFSIQELVCKLSLQRFHSVGKPSQYITLHRLAEAYIESLTSAEI, encoded by the coding sequence ATGAGTCTTCGTGTTTTAACATCTTTCCGGGGTGAAGGCGACACATGTCAAGCGTTAGGTCAAATTTTGGCTTATCCATTACTTTTAGCCACAGAAAAAAATGGCCGTTCTTACCAAGTTTTAGAATCTACCATCGAACGCCTTCCGGAAAGTTCTATAACAAAAAAAGTCGTTGTTATTTTTTTTGCTACAGTCTTTTTGCCTGTAACTTTGGTTATAGTGCCTTTGGGTCTTATCCTCATGCACTATTCTAAAACACATCAAGCTCTTTTTCATCGTGTTCAAGAAGAATGTCAAAAAGCTATGCTCTCTTTAAAGCAGTTCTATACAAGGAACTCTCAACCACCGTTATCTACCGATCCATTTTTCTATTCTATTATCGATTGTGCAGTGGCTCCTCAACTACCTAAGGCTCATATCCAAGAAAAACTTGCTACTACAGCTCAAAGCTTTAAAGAACGATGGAATATTTTCTCGAAAGGTAGGACTTTTATGCCTTTTCAACTTAATAGAGAAGATCAAAGCTTAGAAAGAGAATTCATGGATACTCGTTATATGCGCAGAAAGGAATGGTTTCAAAATCCTGAAAAAATAATTAAAGAATCCAAACCAGATTATACTGTGGCGCATTCCTTGCTTTTTGCAGATGGAGCTCGTTCAAGAGATTGTATGGCATTTGCTTATAATCATACAGGTACGGCCTATAATGCTAGTATTATGCATTTAAATGGCAATCGCTATATTGCTTGTGAAGGACCTAGCAAGCGCAATGTTTTTAAATTCTTTCAAACACTTATGGCCTATCAAGTAACACATCTAGTGCGTTTGACGGCCGATAAAGAAGGTGAAACTGCAAAATGTCATCCCTACTGGCAAGGCTTACAAACGGAACAAGATGGCATTACAATGTTAAATCTCCCTGTAAGTGTTCCTACAAACAATGACCACTCTTATGCTGTTCAAGCTTTTGATATGGAAGGCTGGAGAGATAATCAAGGCTTTAATCCTAAGGAATTACTTGACGTTGTTTTGGCAGTAAGAAAGTCTGTAAAAGAAAGTAATGGGCTACTTGCAATTCATTGTAGCGCAGGAGTTGGACGTACAGGAACTTTCATGGCAGCTCTCTCTATTGTTGATGCTATTGATGAAAGAAAAGCATTTAGCATCCAAGAATTAGTCTGCAAGCTTTCTCTACAGAGGTTTCACAGCGTTGGCAAGCCCAGCCAATACATTACTCTTCATCGCCTAGCAGAGGCGTATATTGAATCTCTTACATCTGCTGAGATTTAA
- the secA gene encoding preprotein translocase subunit SecA has protein sequence MFNFLKRIFGSAQERIVAKYFKTVPQINQLEVQYQLLSNEEIRNKTIEFKKRVEDGETLEQLLPEAYAVVKNVCRRLCGTEIHVSGYNQRWDMVPYDVQLVGGIAMHYGSIAEMQTGEGKTLTATLPLYLNALTGKPVHLVTVNDYLAERDCAWMGSVFRFLGLTTGALTNVVPQHMRKGIYECDIVYGTASEFGFDYLRDNSMATSQEDQVQRGFYFAIIDEVDSILIDEARTPLIISGPVPNSRQMYDSLRDGAFLLVKMQRDLCNRLATDAKKVLDNSRYLKEPSEEVQKKNKDEENALKEAFRKLWLVSKGTPQNKILKKLKENPDIREAIDDCDIYYYSDQNKEEKAKSLSDLYVIVDEKSNEYELTDKGIHAWSECSEGDASDFVMLDLGGEYAKIDATDLNDDEKLQARIALVEEDAKRKERSHNLRQLLRAHLLMEKDVDYIVQDNKIVIIDENTGRPQPGRRFSDGLHQAIEAKESVAIQKETQTYATVTLQNYFRMYSKLAGMTGTALTEAGEFKEIYKLDVLAIPTNALCKRKDFDDEVYMSEREKYNAIVKEIQTLHVQGRPLLIGTESVDVSEKLSRILKQNHIEHTVLNARYHEKEAEIIAEAGKLNAVTIATNMAGRGTDIKLEKSAATAGGLHVIGTTRHQSRRIDRQLRGRCARLGDPGSSKFYVSFEDQLMRLFTSPRLTSMLKRFRPPEGEPISAGILNKSIETAQKRIEQRNYTIRKHTLEYDDVMNKQRHEIYSFRNDVLHAKEVLPIAMDLLHSVCCTFAGDYFKSKSIEGGWDPRGYRTWLIEHFPLSVPENAFDDDLLSIEDIENMAFDIVKAALEQKLIHERAKLPNQENTPSNDYALDHALRSLIIRKLDQMWQEHLLHMDHLRAEVSLRTVGQKDPLVEFKQEAFLLFEKLSHHLRSDIAKDFFRFEVVTFDPTVMMNSLPFSKLNLETTRSFFMEMDNHASTIINTQLESAPLPKSSPKIESIQESAESRAGRNELCTCGSGKKYKKCCGTTDAS, from the coding sequence ATGTTCAACTTTTTAAAAAGAATATTTGGCTCTGCACAGGAGCGTATCGTTGCAAAATATTTTAAAACCGTTCCTCAAATCAATCAACTTGAAGTGCAGTACCAACTCTTAAGCAATGAAGAGATTCGTAATAAGACAATAGAGTTTAAAAAGCGCGTTGAAGATGGAGAAACTTTAGAGCAATTACTTCCAGAAGCTTATGCTGTTGTAAAAAATGTCTGTAGAAGACTCTGTGGAACAGAAATTCATGTGTCTGGATACAACCAACGCTGGGATATGGTTCCCTACGATGTGCAGCTTGTTGGCGGCATTGCTATGCACTATGGCAGTATTGCTGAGATGCAGACAGGTGAGGGAAAAACGCTCACTGCAACACTCCCTCTTTATCTCAACGCACTTACTGGGAAACCCGTTCATCTTGTCACCGTCAATGATTATCTTGCAGAGCGAGACTGCGCTTGGATGGGATCTGTTTTTCGCTTTTTAGGACTTACAACGGGTGCTCTTACAAATGTTGTTCCTCAACATATGCGAAAAGGTATTTATGAGTGCGATATTGTTTATGGTACTGCTTCTGAATTTGGATTCGATTACTTAAGAGATAACTCCATGGCTACAAGCCAAGAAGATCAGGTGCAAAGAGGGTTTTACTTTGCCATCATCGACGAGGTGGACTCTATACTTATCGATGAAGCAAGAACCCCTCTTATCATATCAGGACCTGTTCCTAATAGCCGTCAAATGTACGATAGTTTAAGGGATGGCGCGTTTCTTCTTGTAAAAATGCAAAGAGATTTATGCAATAGATTAGCAACAGATGCCAAGAAAGTTTTGGATAATTCACGCTACCTAAAAGAGCCTTCCGAGGAAGTGCAGAAAAAGAATAAAGACGAAGAAAATGCTCTTAAAGAAGCTTTTCGCAAACTTTGGCTTGTGAGCAAAGGAACCCCTCAGAACAAAATCTTAAAGAAATTAAAAGAAAACCCCGATATTCGAGAAGCCATAGACGACTGTGATATCTATTATTACTCAGATCAAAATAAAGAAGAAAAAGCAAAATCGCTTTCAGATCTTTATGTAATTGTCGACGAAAAAAGCAACGAATATGAACTTACTGACAAAGGTATTCACGCCTGGTCAGAATGTTCTGAGGGAGATGCTAGCGATTTTGTGATGCTAGATCTTGGCGGAGAATATGCTAAAATAGATGCAACAGATTTAAATGATGATGAAAAACTTCAAGCACGCATTGCACTTGTAGAAGAAGATGCAAAAAGAAAAGAGCGCTCTCATAACTTAAGACAGCTTTTAAGAGCACATCTTCTCATGGAAAAGGATGTAGATTATATCGTCCAAGACAATAAGATTGTCATCATCGATGAAAACACAGGAAGACCACAGCCGGGAAGGCGTTTTTCTGATGGCTTGCACCAAGCAATCGAAGCAAAAGAATCTGTTGCTATTCAAAAAGAAACACAGACATACGCAACAGTTACTCTGCAAAACTATTTCCGCATGTACAGCAAGCTTGCAGGAATGACAGGAACTGCTCTTACAGAGGCTGGAGAATTCAAAGAGATCTATAAGCTCGATGTTCTTGCTATTCCCACCAATGCTCTTTGTAAAAGAAAAGACTTTGATGATGAGGTCTATATGTCTGAGAGAGAAAAGTATAACGCTATCGTAAAAGAGATACAAACGCTACATGTTCAGGGACGCCCACTACTCATTGGTACAGAATCTGTCGATGTTTCCGAAAAGCTTTCTCGTATTCTAAAACAAAATCATATCGAACACACCGTCTTAAATGCTAGGTATCACGAAAAAGAAGCTGAAATCATTGCGGAAGCAGGAAAACTAAATGCAGTGACAATTGCTACTAATATGGCAGGAAGAGGCACTGATATTAAACTAGAAAAGAGCGCTGCAACAGCTGGTGGCTTACATGTCATTGGAACAACGCGCCATCAATCAAGACGTATCGACAGGCAATTAAGAGGACGATGCGCACGACTTGGTGATCCAGGCTCGTCAAAATTTTATGTCTCTTTCGAAGATCAGCTCATGCGTTTGTTTACATCGCCTCGCTTAACTTCTATGCTTAAGCGTTTTCGTCCACCAGAAGGAGAGCCTATTTCTGCTGGTATTTTAAATAAATCCATAGAAACAGCTCAAAAGCGTATCGAGCAGAGAAACTACACTATACGCAAGCATACGCTAGAATATGACGATGTTATGAACAAACAGCGTCACGAAATTTATTCTTTTAGAAATGACGTGCTTCATGCAAAAGAAGTGCTTCCTATTGCAATGGACCTGCTACATAGTGTCTGTTGCACGTTTGCAGGAGATTATTTCAAGAGTAAATCTATCGAGGGTGGTTGGGATCCAAGGGGCTATAGAACATGGCTTATTGAGCATTTTCCTCTCTCTGTTCCAGAAAATGCATTTGATGATGACCTACTATCGATAGAAGATATTGAAAATATGGCTTTTGATATTGTAAAAGCAGCATTAGAACAAAAGCTTATTCATGAACGCGCAAAGCTGCCAAATCAGGAAAATACCCCAAGCAATGATTACGCATTAGATCATGCACTTCGAAGTTTAATCATTCGAAAACTTGATCAAATGTGGCAAGAGCATTTGCTTCACATGGACCATCTAAGGGCAGAAGTATCTCTTCGCACTGTTGGTCAAAAAGATCCTCTTGTGGAATTTAAGCAAGAGGCATTTCTGCTTTTTGAAAAGCTCTCTCATCATCTTCGATCCGATATTGCAAAGGACTTTTTCCGCTTTGAGGTTGTAACATTTGATCCAACAGTTATGATGAACTCTCTTCCCTTTTCTAAACTTAATCTAGAGACCACAAGGTCTTTTTTCATGGAAATGGATAACCATGCATCTACGATTATCAACACGCAACTCGAAAGCGCTCCTCTTCCAAAATCTAGCCCTAAAATTGAAAGCATACAAGAAAGTGCTGAATCAAGAGCTGGAAGAAATGAGCTTTGTACGTGTGGGAGTGGTAAAAAATACAAAAAATGTTGCGGCACTACGGATGCATCATAA
- a CDS encoding phosphatidylserine decarboxylase, with amino-acid sequence MNKIYYINRRTEQIEKEEVYGGALLTFIYGSSLLNKTLGKCLQVLFSCSAVFSRFYGYLQKLPLSKKKIIPFIKKFHVNESEFQDPLSSFSCFNDFFIRKLKKNARPIDSRSNSIIIPADGRYLIYPDIQEANGFVIKEKKFDLKKLINDDLLTEKYSDGSMVIARLCPSDYHRFHFPLDAFAKETHLINGYLYSVNPIALRANLNIFVENKRAYTLLETKHSGTILFMEVGATNVGSIHQTYVSNTYVKKGEEKGYFSFGGSTLVLLFEKNKIQFDKDLLKASETHIEVLCKMGESMGIEFE; translated from the coding sequence ATGAATAAAATTTATTATATCAATAGGCGTACAGAACAGATTGAAAAAGAAGAAGTCTATGGTGGGGCTTTACTTACTTTTATTTATGGAAGCAGCCTTTTAAATAAAACACTTGGTAAATGCTTGCAAGTTCTCTTTTCATGTTCGGCTGTTTTCTCAAGGTTTTATGGTTACCTACAAAAATTACCTTTGAGCAAAAAGAAGATTATACCTTTTATTAAAAAATTTCATGTCAATGAGAGCGAATTTCAAGATCCACTTTCAAGCTTTTCTTGTTTTAATGATTTTTTTATTAGAAAGTTAAAAAAAAATGCAAGACCTATTGACTCTCGAAGCAACAGCATTATTATACCAGCTGATGGCCGCTATTTAATCTATCCAGATATCCAAGAGGCAAATGGGTTTGTAATTAAAGAGAAAAAATTCGATTTAAAAAAATTAATTAACGATGACTTGCTAACAGAAAAATATAGTGATGGCAGTATGGTTATTGCAAGACTTTGCCCTTCTGATTATCATCGCTTTCATTTTCCACTAGATGCATTTGCAAAAGAAACTCATCTTATCAATGGGTATCTTTATTCTGTAAACCCCATTGCGCTTCGAGCTAATTTAAATATTTTTGTTGAAAATAAGCGCGCTTATACTCTCTTAGAAACCAAACACAGCGGAACGATTCTCTTTATGGAAGTTGGAGCAACAAACGTTGGTAGCATCCATCAGACATATGTATCCAATACGTATGTGAAAAAGGGAGAGGAAAAAGGTTATTTCTCTTTTGGAGGCTCTACTTTAGTCTTGCTTTTTGAAAAAAATAAAATTCAATTCGACAAAGATCTTTTAAAGGCCTCTGAAACACATATAGAAGTGCTTTGCAAAATGGGTGAGTCTATGGGAATTGAATTTGAATAA
- the mnmE gene encoding tRNA uridine-5-carboxymethylaminomethyl(34) synthesis GTPase MnmE, whose amino-acid sequence MEFVHRTYQVGDTIAAIATPPGEGGIAIIRITGKSAITIAEKVFSGPVKTYKTHTAHYGKILNNKKEVVDHVLLLVMLGGNSYAGEDTVEIHCHGGSIVSRRVLEVVFEAGARSAYPGEFTFKAFMNGKIDLVQAEAVQELIAAKNERALDFAQGQLEGSLSKKITFFQDELITIASILEAWVDFPEEGLEFSSMEELCLQLEGIIASIQKLVDTFHDGKILHEGVTLCLAGAPNVGKSSLMNMLLDKDRAIVTSIPGTTRDILEDHFRLNGLNVRLMDTAGIRDAEEIIEQEGIRRSRLAMSKADLILFVLDASCVISASDQELLDDVPMEKTIVIWNKVDLPHAAIQDLPFKHTVKVSAKEKWGLEQLKEKIDQVIWEKGPPSKDELIITNLRHKEALLTAMDACYRVVLGLRSGVSPEFLTFDMRSVLTELGTIIGTNITEDILSSIFSKFCIGK is encoded by the coding sequence ATGGAATTTGTTCATCGAACTTATCAAGTAGGCGACACAATTGCAGCCATTGCAACGCCTCCTGGCGAGGGTGGCATTGCTATTATTCGCATCACTGGAAAAAGTGCAATAACTATCGCTGAAAAAGTCTTTTCTGGACCAGTAAAAACTTATAAAACGCATACCGCTCATTACGGTAAAATCTTAAATAATAAAAAAGAAGTTGTTGACCATGTACTTTTATTAGTCATGCTAGGAGGCAATTCTTATGCGGGAGAAGATACAGTAGAAATTCACTGCCATGGGGGCTCTATTGTATCTAGAAGAGTTTTGGAAGTGGTTTTTGAAGCTGGTGCAAGAAGTGCATATCCTGGAGAATTTACATTCAAAGCATTCATGAACGGGAAAATTGATTTAGTACAAGCAGAAGCTGTTCAAGAGTTGATTGCTGCAAAAAATGAAAGAGCATTAGACTTTGCACAAGGCCAATTGGAAGGCTCTTTATCAAAAAAGATTACATTCTTTCAAGATGAATTAATTACAATAGCCTCCATTTTAGAAGCGTGGGTGGATTTTCCAGAAGAAGGGCTTGAATTTTCCTCCATGGAAGAGCTTTGCTTGCAACTGGAGGGCATTATTGCTTCCATACAAAAGCTTGTTGATACATTTCATGATGGAAAAATCTTACATGAGGGAGTCACTTTATGCTTGGCTGGCGCCCCAAATGTAGGTAAATCATCTCTCATGAATATGCTCTTAGATAAAGACCGGGCAATTGTAACTTCGATACCTGGAACTACAAGAGATATATTAGAAGATCATTTTCGTTTAAATGGTCTAAATGTTCGCTTAATGGATACTGCTGGTATTAGAGATGCTGAAGAAATAATCGAACAAGAGGGCATTCGAAGATCTAGACTGGCAATGAGCAAGGCAGACCTGATTTTATTTGTTTTAGATGCATCTTGCGTCATATCTGCAAGTGATCAAGAGCTTTTAGATGATGTACCAATGGAAAAAACTATTGTCATATGGAACAAAGTGGACTTGCCTCATGCGGCTATACAAGACCTTCCTTTTAAACATACTGTTAAAGTATCTGCTAAAGAAAAATGGGGTCTTGAGCAACTCAAAGAAAAGATCGATCAAGTAATTTGGGAAAAAGGACCCCCTTCAAAAGACGAACTCATCATCACTAATTTGCGCCATAAAGAAGCGCTTCTTACTGCAATGGATGCCTGCTATCGTGTAGTTTTAGGCCTAAGATCGGGTGTATCTCCAGAGTTTCTTACATTTGATATGCGCTCTGTTTTGACAGAGCTTGGTACAATTATTGGCACAAACATCACAGAAGATATCCTCTCATCCATTTTTTCCAAATTTTGTATCGGTAAATAG